One Lucilia cuprina isolate Lc7/37 chromosome 4, ASM2204524v1, whole genome shotgun sequence DNA segment encodes these proteins:
- the LOC111688310 gene encoding arginine kinase encodes MSSIESKRVQYRKYLERAGVIDALSKALIKLYEEQNKPDDAIRFVRKFMCETCPDDAQFDAMKNDLEAALKKISLLEQDLERCKALIKKTPEEVAELLDSGFKALTEDEEHSASLLRKYLTADLLSEYKAVFTASPIEASLLDCVQSGFEHHDSSCGAYAADPESYDAFNKLFDPIIRDYHGQLENEKEQLQPDTDFGNVDDIENLDPEKKYISSTRIRIARNIEGFPYFPKLTEKQFIEVEEKVKSAVESFDGELAGAYFSMKDISAETQAEMVKRHILFKKGDEYLQDAGCYRFWPIGRGIFHNPAETFLVWVNEEDHLRIISMAKCGDLGDVYSRLVKALQELEKNLVFGRHARYGNLTACPTNLGTTLRASVHIRLPLLAQDTERLRTMAKDLNLQIRGTGGEHTAIEDGIMDISNCKRLGITEYELVKSLQEGIISLIKAEEELEAKK; translated from the exons atgtccTCG atcGAATCGAAACGTGTGCAATATCGTAAATATCTCGAAAGAGCTGGTGTTATAGATGCTTTAAGTAAAGCTTTAATAAAGCTTTATGAAGAACAAAATAAACCCGATGATGCTATAcgttttgtaagaaaatttatgtGTGAAACTTGTCCAGATGATGCACAATTTGATGCCATGAAAAATGATTTAGAGGCGGCtttaaagaaaatctctttATTGGAACAGGATTTGGAAAGATGTAAAGCTTTAAT taaaaaaactccCGAGGAGGTGGCAGAATTATTGGATAGTGGCTTTAAAGCTTTAACAGAAGATGAGGAACATTCTGCTTCACTTTTGCGCAAATATTTAACGGCCGATTTATTGAGTGAATATAAAGCAGTTTTTACGGCATCTCCTATAGAAGCCTCTTTATTGGATTGTGTTCAGTCGGGCTTTGAACATCATGATTCTTCGTGTGGTGCTTATGCAGCCGATCCCGAATCTTATGATGCATTTAATAAACTATTCGATCCCATTATACGTGACTATCATGGTCAATTGGAAAATGAAAAGGAACAATTACAACCGGATACTGATTTTGGCAATGTAGATGATATAGAAAATCTAGATCctgaaaagaaatatataagtTCAACTCGCATACGTATTGCTCGTAATATCGAAGGATTTCCATATTTTCCCAAACTCACAGAGAAACAATTCATCGAGGTGGAGGAAAAAGTTAAATCAGCTGTTGAATCGTTTGATGGTGAATTGGCGGGAGCTTATTTTAGCATGAAAGATATAAGTGCTGAGACACAAGCGGAAATGGTAAAGCGTCATATTCTCTTTAAGAAAGGTGATGAGTATCTTCAAGATGCTGGCTGTTATCGCTTTTGGCCTATAGGTCGTGGTATTTTTCATAATCCAGCTGAGACGTTTTTGGTGTGGGTCAATGAGGAGGATCATTTGAGAATAATATCAATGGCAAAGTGTGGGGATTTGG GCGACGTTTACAGCCGCTTAGTTAAAGCTCTACAGGAACTCGAAAAGAATCTTGTTTTCGGACGTCATGCCCGTTACGGCAACCTTACAGCTTGCCCCACAAATTTGGGCACCACACTGAGAGCTTCGGTGCATATACGATTACCCCTATTGGCACAAGACACTGAACGTCTAAGGACCATGgctaaagatttaaatttacaaatacgTGGCACTGGTGGTGAACATACGGCCATAGAGGATGGTATTATGGATATATCCAATTGTAAACGTTTGGGTATTACCGAATATGAACTTGTCAAGTCGTTGCAAGAGGGCATTATAAGTCTTATTAAAGCAGAAGAGGAATTAGAGgcgaaaaaatga